The Gemella massiliensis genome contains a region encoding:
- the pknB gene encoding Stk1 family PASTA domain-containing Ser/Thr kinase, whose product MINKMICNRYKVLDHLGTGGMATVWLGYDTILDRQVAIKTFKIDANDKDAVKRFNREAKAVTSLSHPNIVSIYDVENEGDFYYLMLEYVEGMTLKDYMMKNPKIPIDTIIYIAKQIADGLSHAHQNGIIHRDIKPQNILMKPDLTCKITDFGIARAYGDTTLTQTNQMLGTVYYLSPEQARGNVATAQSDIYSLGILIFEMITGQIPFKGESAVAIALKHLQEELPDIDKYRDNVPQSVKNIVLQATMKNPNERYISSKELAQDISTCLSPERLNENKYVGFKIPTDENQHFNQTQYIDSRNIEPYYEEQYQPDEYYDNYEDDNRTNHNNKKNSYNNVGKNKKESSKGKHIILALLAIILIAVGSFFAYNYIVGADSVSAPDVKNQTLDEAKVTIEKAGLEVGDITKVASDEIKENTVIDSDPKAGKKVRKGTKVDLRVSSGKTTVDMPNFIGMDEETVKRNVSKLGFKNVTVEKVASDRYDSGKVVAQSIPAGTQIVPKEKELIIQVSTGKKKVSMPNLVGISRAEAKSIIDTYGFRSVSYKEEYSDKEKEGTVISQSIRSGSSIIPSEEILEIIVSKGKEETNKGNNISDQNNKNNNNSENSNNTPGNNSSGN is encoded by the coding sequence ATGATTAATAAAATGATATGCAATCGCTACAAAGTATTGGATCATCTCGGAACCGGAGGAATGGCAACTGTTTGGCTAGGTTACGATACAATTTTAGATCGTCAAGTTGCGATTAAAACTTTTAAAATAGATGCAAACGACAAAGATGCGGTAAAAAGATTTAATAGGGAAGCGAAGGCTGTTACCAGTTTATCACATCCTAATATCGTTTCGATATATGATGTAGAAAATGAAGGCGATTTTTATTATTTAATGCTTGAATATGTAGAAGGTATGACTTTGAAAGATTATATGATGAAAAATCCGAAAATACCGATTGATACGATTATTTATATTGCTAAGCAAATTGCTGACGGATTAAGCCACGCTCATCAAAACGGCATTATTCATCGTGATATTAAACCGCAAAATATACTCATGAAACCGGATCTTACATGTAAAATTACAGATTTTGGAATAGCACGTGCTTATGGAGATACTACACTTACTCAAACTAATCAAATGTTAGGTACAGTTTATTATCTTTCACCGGAGCAAGCGCGGGGTAATGTAGCAACAGCACAAAGTGATATTTATTCTCTTGGTATTCTAATTTTCGAGATGATAACAGGACAAATTCCATTTAAAGGTGAGTCAGCGGTTGCGATAGCACTTAAACATCTTCAAGAGGAACTTCCGGATATTGATAAATATCGTGATAATGTACCGCAAAGTGTAAAAAATATTGTCCTTCAAGCTACAATGAAAAATCCTAACGAACGCTATATTAGTTCTAAAGAATTAGCACAGGATATTTCTACTTGCCTGAGCCCTGAAAGATTAAATGAAAATAAGTATGTCGGATTTAAAATTCCAACTGATGAAAATCAACATTTTAATCAAACCCAGTATATTGACAGTAGAAACATAGAACCTTACTATGAAGAACAATATCAACCGGATGAATATTATGATAATTATGAAGATGACAACAGAACTAATCATAATAATAAAAAAAATAGCTATAATAATGTTGGAAAAAATAAAAAAGAATCATCTAAAGGGAAGCATATTATTCTGGCGTTATTAGCAATAATACTTATAGCTGTAGGTTCATTTTTTGCTTATAATTATATAGTAGGTGCAGACAGTGTTTCAGCACCCGATGTTAAAAATCAAACATTAGATGAAGCAAAAGTTACAATAGAAAAAGCCGGCTTGGAAGTTGGAGATATAACAAAGGTAGCCAGTGATGAAATTAAAGAAAATACGGTAATTGACAGTGATCCTAAAGCCGGTAAAAAAGTTAGAAAAGGTACGAAAGTGGATTTACGGGTTTCTTCGGGAAAAACTACGGTTGATATGCCGAATTTTATCGGAATGGATGAAGAAACGGTTAAACGTAATGTATCAAAATTAGGCTTTAAGAATGTCACCGTAGAAAAAGTAGCAAGCGACAGGTATGATAGTGGCAAAGTCGTTGCACAAAGTATTCCTGCCGGAACACAAATAGTTCCGAAAGAAAAAGAGCTTATTATTCAAGTATCAACAGGTAAGAAAAAAGTTAGTATGCCTAATTTAGTAGGTATTTCGCGTGCTGAGGCAAAAAGTATTATTGATACTTATGGTTTTAGAAGTGTTTCTTATAAAGAAGAATATTCAGATAAAGAGAAAGAAGGCACAGTTATTTCTCAAAGTATTCGAAGTGGTTCAAGCATTATTCCAAGTGAGGAAATATTAGAGATTATTGTTTCAAAAGGAAAAGAAGAAACTAATAAAGGTAATAATATTTCAGATCAGAATAATAAAAATAATAATAACTCGGAAAATTCAAATAATACTCCAGGGAATAATTCATCGGGTAATTAA
- a CDS encoding ComEC/Rec2 family competence protein encodes MKNKNLNARKTICCLIVFLVFFVRGVHIQKTNITHLNNSNSQEIMLNVDDMVAINGNYLKGIATIDNEKVLFNYTLKTKTEKDFFKENFTIGRIYAIGSIEDLKDRNNFYSFDYKNYNKNKGIFKQITLKNIEKIEDSENILSKLKEIRIKLIKKIDKDITFDKSGYFQALIFGDKSYMQKDDVISYKNLGTSHLLAISGLHLGVLVGLIYYVLGKMRVSVEIIEKIIFLVLPFYIFISGLSPSILRAGGTILIFILLRKNDKSKVESLCITCIILLALKPLYVFDIGFELSFFIAFSLLMSGDYIKSSKNPLQKAFKISLISSMASFPILAANFYTFSYISLISNIILVPIFSLIIFPIVLISYTVSLINLSLFKMLFKPILNIIFNVYDKIQELFGIFKPIVIGKQKIITLITLFLLVLFILANLNKRNNKLVIINLIILTFIIGSLNFFNYEYKFEKLIIAGKEVYYLREKNKTLLINTSNNIKNFYTDFRKKDSEYDIMDEYHLLLNHESKRNFDYLLITSSNTNISGYANEIAGHNLVKNIIILDNQDEKTKELVKLAKFKNIKIEKLEKYRGIKLGEVDIYYEADKIIINKNSNKFEIKLEDK; translated from the coding sequence ATGAAAAATAAAAATTTAAACGCTAGGAAAACTATCTGTTGTTTGATAGTCTTCTTAGTGTTCTTTGTGCGTGGTGTGCATATTCAAAAAACAAATATTACTCATCTTAATAATTCAAATTCTCAAGAAATTATGCTAAATGTAGATGATATGGTAGCTATTAATGGTAATTATTTAAAGGGAATTGCTACTATAGATAATGAAAAAGTATTGTTTAATTATACTTTGAAAACCAAAACGGAGAAAGATTTTTTTAAAGAAAATTTTACTATCGGAAGAATCTATGCAATAGGAAGTATAGAAGATTTGAAAGATCGAAATAATTTTTATTCATTTGATTATAAAAATTATAATAAAAATAAAGGAATTTTCAAACAAATAACTCTAAAAAATATAGAAAAAATTGAAGATAGTGAAAATATTTTATCAAAATTAAAAGAAATTAGAATAAAACTTATTAAAAAAATAGATAAAGATATTACTTTTGACAAAAGCGGATACTTCCAAGCACTAATATTTGGAGATAAGAGTTACATGCAAAAAGATGATGTTATAAGTTATAAAAATTTGGGGACGAGTCACCTTCTTGCAATATCAGGACTTCATCTTGGGGTATTAGTAGGATTAATTTATTACGTGCTGGGTAAGATGAGGGTAAGTGTTGAAATTATAGAAAAAATAATTTTTCTTGTTTTACCGTTTTATATTTTTATTAGTGGGCTAAGCCCTTCAATTTTAAGAGCCGGTGGAACGATTTTAATTTTTATTTTATTGAGAAAAAATGATAAAAGTAAAGTTGAGTCTTTATGTATAACATGTATAATTTTATTAGCACTAAAACCTCTTTATGTATTTGATATAGGGTTTGAACTTTCATTTTTTATTGCTTTTAGTCTTTTGATGTCCGGAGATTATATAAAAAGTTCTAAAAATCCGCTACAAAAAGCTTTTAAAATCAGCTTAATTTCAAGTATGGCAAGTTTTCCAATATTAGCAGCTAATTTTTATACGTTTTCTTATATTTCGCTAATAAGTAATATTATTTTAGTCCCAATATTTAGTTTAATAATTTTTCCAATAGTATTGATAAGTTACACTGTTTCTTTAATAAATTTATCTCTTTTTAAAATGTTGTTTAAACCTATATTAAACATTATATTCAATGTTTATGATAAAATTCAAGAATTATTTGGTATTTTTAAACCCATAGTAATAGGCAAACAAAAAATTATAACATTAATAACTTTATTTTTATTAGTATTATTTATTTTAGCTAATCTAAATAAACGTAACAATAAGTTAGTTATCATTAATTTAATAATTTTGACTTTTATAATAGGCAGCCTTAATTTTTTTAATTATGAATACAAATTTGAAAAATTAATTATCGCAGGAAAAGAAGTTTATTATTTAAGAGAAAAAAATAAAACTTTGTTAATAAATACTTCAAATAATATTAAAAATTTTTATACAGATTTTAGAAAAAAAGATAGTGAATATGATATAATGGACGAGTATCATTTACTGTTAAATCATGAATCAAAGAGAAATTTTGATTATTTATTAATAACGAGTTCTAATACCAATATTAGCGGTTATGCAAATGAAATAGCAGGTCATAATTTAGTGAAAAATATTATAATTTTAGATAATCAGGACGAAAAAACAAAAGAATTGGTAAAACTGGCTAAATTTAAAAATATAAAAATCGAAAAATTAGAAAAATATAGAGGAATAAAACTAGGTGAAGTGGATATTTATTATGAAGCAGATAAAATAATAATAAATAAAAACAGTAATAAGTTTGAGATTAAACTAGAGGATAAATAA
- the fmt gene encoding methionyl-tRNA formyltransferase: MSKKKIVFMGTPKFAVPILEMLIENFGVELVITQPDKRVGRKKVLTAPPVKAIAEKNNIPVLQPEKISNDKEILNALKKINPDIIITAAYGQLVPDSILEIPKYKCINVHGSLLPKLRGGAPIQYAILEDHRKTGVTIMYMVKKLDAGDMISKVEIDIFDSDNYETLHDKLSYAGCELLKETLPKIFSGDISPQKQDNSMATFARNILHDDEKISWEENARVIFNKVRALDPNVGAFTYLDKNILKIWSAEEIIVKENYNKKVGTIVKQDKKFLYVLCGNNTILKIKELQIAGKKRMPVVNFLSNMKDYVGITFGDNND; this comes from the coding sequence ATGAGTAAGAAAAAAATAGTATTTATGGGTACACCTAAATTTGCTGTTCCAATATTAGAAATGTTAATAGAAAATTTTGGTGTAGAGTTGGTTATTACTCAACCGGATAAAAGAGTTGGAAGAAAAAAGGTATTAACTGCTCCGCCGGTGAAGGCCATTGCTGAAAAAAATAATATTCCGGTGTTACAACCGGAAAAAATATCTAATGATAAAGAAATATTAAATGCACTAAAAAAAATAAATCCGGATATAATAATTACAGCGGCTTATGGTCAACTAGTGCCGGATAGCATATTGGAAATACCTAAGTACAAATGTATAAATGTTCATGGTTCTTTACTTCCAAAATTACGAGGCGGGGCACCGATTCAGTATGCGATATTAGAAGATCACCGAAAAACAGGAGTGACAATAATGTACATGGTAAAAAAATTAGATGCCGGGGATATGATTTCAAAGGTTGAAATTGATATTTTTGATAGCGATAATTATGAAACACTTCATGACAAATTGTCATATGCGGGTTGTGAACTATTAAAAGAAACTTTACCAAAAATATTTTCAGGAGATATTTCTCCACAAAAACAAGATAATTCTATGGCAACTTTTGCTAGAAATATTCTTCATGATGATGAAAAAATATCTTGGGAGGAAAATGCAAGAGTGATTTTTAATAAAGTTCGCGCATTAGATCCTAATGTTGGAGCATTTACATATTTAGATAAAAATATTTTAAAAATTTGGAGTGCAGAAGAGATAATTGTTAAAGAAAATTATAATAAAAAAGTTGGTACAATAGTAAAACAAGATAAAAAATTTTTATATGTACTTTGCGGAAACAATACGATACTTAAAATTAAAGAATTACAAATTGCCGGAAAAAAAAGAATGCCCGTTGTAAACTTTTTATCTAATATGAAAGATTATGTCGGAATAACTTTTGGTGATAATAATGACTAA
- the rsmB gene encoding 16S rRNA (cytosine(967)-C(5))-methyltransferase RsmB, protein MTKIDARKITYKVLYDIILEEGYSNITLNKYFKQNSLDEQDRRFISEIVYGTIKNKIYLEYIIKHYSKGRIKPKVKIILLMGVYQLLFMDKTPNFAIINESVKLTKDVAGNITGKFVNGILRNIERTFNKDNLKYRNLDEQFIIEKSCPKVLFDILVKQYGKEKAKSIILSFNTKSENSIRYNPLKISKDDLLELLGNNPRKSYICEDNLILTKQNLDNEYFKKGYYIVQDEASSLVACSITEDEKKNYKILDTCAAPGGKSIHIATKYFNSTLISCDKYIHKLRLIDENIEKLGIKNVVTLEQDATVSNDNFVDNFDIVICDVPCSGMGVIKNKPEIKYKITDKYIEDIAKFQYKILEISKNYVKDGGILMYSTCTIDKRENIENIKRFLMKNKNFKLEQITLKNSIVKTTVYGVLEILPDEYNCDGFFIAKLRKVEEKC, encoded by the coding sequence ATGACTAAGATTGATGCAAGAAAAATCACTTATAAAGTATTATATGATATTATATTAGAAGAAGGATATAGTAATATCACATTAAATAAATATTTTAAACAAAATTCTTTAGATGAGCAGGACAGAAGATTTATTAGTGAGATAGTTTATGGAACTATAAAAAATAAAATTTATTTAGAATATATAATTAAACATTATTCAAAGGGGAGAATAAAGCCAAAGGTAAAAATAATTTTGTTAATGGGTGTTTACCAGTTGTTGTTTATGGATAAAACCCCGAATTTCGCTATTATTAATGAAAGTGTAAAACTTACAAAAGATGTTGCAGGAAATATTACCGGAAAGTTTGTTAATGGGATACTTAGAAATATAGAACGTACTTTTAATAAAGATAATTTAAAATATAGAAATTTAGATGAACAATTTATTATTGAAAAAAGTTGCCCTAAAGTATTATTTGACATATTGGTAAAACAGTATGGAAAAGAAAAGGCAAAAAGCATAATTTTATCTTTTAATACGAAAAGTGAAAACAGTATCCGTTATAATCCGTTAAAAATATCTAAAGATGATTTATTAGAATTATTAGGTAATAACCCAAGAAAAAGTTATATTTGCGAAGATAATTTAATATTAACTAAGCAAAATTTAGATAATGAATATTTTAAAAAAGGTTACTATATTGTTCAAGATGAGGCTAGTTCTTTAGTGGCCTGCTCAATAACTGAAGACGAGAAGAAAAATTATAAAATTTTAGATACGTGTGCCGCACCGGGCGGCAAAAGCATACATATCGCCACTAAGTATTTTAATTCGACTTTAATTTCATGTGATAAATATATACATAAGTTAAGGCTAATTGATGAAAATATAGAAAAACTTGGCATAAAAAATGTTGTAACATTAGAACAAGATGCAACTGTTAGTAATGATAACTTTGTGGATAATTTTGATATAGTAATTTGTGATGTTCCTTGTTCCGGAATGGGCGTAATAAAGAATAAACCGGAAATAAAATATAAAATTACTGATAAATACATTGAAGATATCGCAAAATTTCAATATAAAATTTTAGAAATTAGTAAAAACTACGTAAAGGACGGTGGAATACTTATGTACTCTACCTGTACAATAGATAAAAGGGAAAACATTGAAAATATAAAAAGATTTTTAATGAAAAATAAAAATTTTAAATTAGAACAAATAACTCTAAAAAATAGTATAGTGAAGACGACCGTGTATGGTGTTTTAGAAATATTACCCGATGAGTATAATTGCGACGGGTTCTTTATTGCAAAATTAAGAAAAGTGGAGGAAAAATGTTAA
- the holA gene encoding DNA polymerase III subunit delta encodes MKNIYVIYGENKEAVNDYEKKIAKNYLKILDEFNYIKINMNENTIESLIYECRSSGLFGNEKVVIAENCNFLLSRPKKIKIEHNIDVLEKYLENINDDVVLILKSSEKIDNRKKIVKILKTQGELKEFSNFNERELVDFIVKEVKNYNIKITKENAQFLVNYTRFDFSNIKRELEKLILYCESKGSIKKEDIELLSTRSLEYDVFALTNELFNKNYDKLREVYSALVLNKEDSTFLLLLIAGQLRIYYKVKTLLNEQYSQKEIAKNLGLHPYRVQLAVQGVVHYDIEKIMKTLVLAAEYDKMLKTSYIDKYLILDLFINKLIEEFKISTN; translated from the coding sequence ATGAAAAATATATATGTAATCTATGGAGAAAATAAAGAAGCTGTAAATGACTATGAAAAAAAAATAGCGAAAAATTATTTAAAAATATTAGATGAATTTAATTATATAAAAATAAATATGAATGAAAATACGATTGAGTCATTAATTTATGAATGTAGGAGTAGCGGTTTGTTTGGTAATGAAAAAGTTGTTATTGCCGAAAATTGTAATTTTTTATTATCAAGACCTAAAAAAATAAAAATAGAACATAATATTGATGTTTTAGAAAAATATTTAGAGAATATCAATGATGATGTTGTTTTAATATTAAAATCTTCTGAAAAAATTGATAATAGGAAAAAAATTGTAAAAATCTTGAAGACACAAGGGGAGTTAAAGGAATTTTCTAATTTTAATGAGAGAGAGCTTGTAGATTTTATTGTTAAAGAAGTTAAAAATTATAACATAAAAATTACTAAGGAAAATGCACAATTTTTAGTAAATTATACTAGATTTGATTTTTCAAATATTAAGCGTGAACTTGAAAAGTTGATACTATACTGTGAATCTAAAGGTAGTATAAAAAAAGAAGATATAGAGTTACTGTCTACCAGAAGTTTGGAATATGATGTTTTTGCTTTGACTAATGAGCTTTTTAATAAAAATTATGATAAATTAAGAGAAGTATATTCGGCTTTAGTATTAAATAAGGAAGATTCCACATTTTTACTTTTGTTAATAGCCGGTCAGTTGAGAATTTATTATAAAGTAAAAACACTTTTAAATGAACAATATTCTCAAAAAGAAATAGCGAAAAATTTAGGTCTTCATCCTTATAGAGTTCAATTGGCGGTACAAGGTGTGGTCCATTATGATATTGAGAAAATAATGAAAACATTAGTTCTTGCGGCAGAATATGATAAAATGTTGAAAACATCTTATATAGATAAGTATTTAATTTTAGATTTATTTATTAATAAACTAATAGAAGAATTTAAAATAAGCACTAATTAA
- a CDS encoding protein phosphatase 2C domain-containing protein, which produces MPLVYSYNSNKGRKTKNEDAVSVVKNSKGDALAIICDGVGSHSNAAYSSNYIVTTLEKEWQNMSFANFKNMKNWLYDKIEKLNIELYTKSKKSSKKMGTTIVVVATFKEEVVVYNIGDSRAYGVTIDNDMKLLTIDDSFVGALINAGAITEEEAKNHPEKHILTQALATREKINLHTYTDTLEKFDYFLICSDGLSNMIETDEIKNIIRNEELSDSIEKLINLSVERGGIDNISVAIIKNLRGGNND; this is translated from the coding sequence ATGCCACTAGTATATTCGTATAATAGTAATAAGGGTAGAAAAACAAAAAATGAAGATGCCGTAAGTGTTGTAAAGAATAGTAAAGGTGATGCATTAGCTATTATTTGTGACGGTGTCGGTAGCCATAGTAATGCTGCATATTCCAGCAATTATATTGTCACAACTTTGGAAAAAGAGTGGCAAAATATGTCTTTTGCTAATTTTAAAAATATGAAAAATTGGCTTTATGATAAAATTGAAAAATTAAATATAGAGTTATATACAAAATCTAAAAAAAGTAGTAAAAAAATGGGAACAACTATTGTTGTAGTAGCTACTTTCAAAGAAGAAGTTGTAGTTTATAATATCGGTGATAGTAGAGCATATGGTGTAACAATAGATAATGATATGAAATTATTGACTATAGATGATTCTTTTGTCGGTGCATTAATTAATGCCGGAGCAATTACAGAAGAAGAGGCAAAAAATCATCCGGAAAAACATATTTTAACACAAGCTTTGGCAACAAGAGAAAAGATAAATCTCCATACTTATACTGATACATTAGAAAAATTCGATTATTTTTTAATATGTTCTGATGGGTTATCTAATATGATAGAAACTGATGAAATAAAAAATATAATTAGAAATGAAGAATTATCTGACAGCATAGAGAAATTAATTAATTTAAGTGTAGAACGTGGTGGCATTGATAATATTTCAGTGGCAATCATAAAAAATCTAAGGGGTGGCAATAATGATTAA
- the rlmN gene encoding 23S rRNA (adenine(2503)-C(2))-methyltransferase RlmN has protein sequence MLISDFKGYKKSRWLKDFEKMSIYSLRLDQLEEYFLSIGEKKFRAKQVFDWLYKKRVTDFSLMKNLPKNLQEKLNEEFQITTLKTIIKQESTDGTMKFLFELQDKYTIESVLMKNKYGNSLCVTTQVGCRIGCTFCASTLGGLKRNLEAGEIVSQVLKVQKELDKRGERISSIVIMGIGEPFENYSEMMDFIKIINSNESFNIGARHITVSTSGIVPKIYDFANENIQINFAVSLHAPTNELRSKIMPVNRAYSIDKLMEALKYYQKTTNRRITFEYGLMGRVNDQKEHAEKLSEIIRELNCHVNLIPINYVPERNYVRTSKNDIFAFEKVLKKNRVNVTIRRTQGDDIDAACGQLRAKERKDEVEGGIPDATSIFV, from the coding sequence ATGTTAATTTCGGATTTTAAAGGTTACAAGAAGTCAAGATGGCTTAAAGATTTTGAGAAAATGTCAATTTATTCTTTGAGATTAGATCAATTAGAAGAGTATTTTCTTAGTATTGGTGAAAAAAAATTTAGAGCTAAACAAGTATTTGATTGGCTATACAAAAAAAGAGTTACTGATTTTTCCTTAATGAAAAATTTACCTAAAAATTTGCAAGAAAAGTTAAATGAAGAATTTCAAATAACAACCTTGAAAACTATTATTAAGCAAGAATCAACAGATGGAACAATGAAATTTTTATTTGAACTACAAGACAAATATACTATCGAAAGTGTTTTAATGAAAAATAAATATGGTAATTCTCTATGTGTAACAACACAGGTGGGATGTCGAATTGGTTGTACTTTTTGTGCTTCAACTCTAGGTGGCTTAAAACGAAACTTGGAGGCCGGTGAAATTGTTTCTCAAGTATTAAAGGTTCAAAAAGAACTTGATAAACGTGGTGAACGAATTTCGAGCATAGTGATTATGGGTATTGGAGAACCGTTTGAGAACTATTCTGAAATGATGGATTTTATTAAAATAATTAATAGTAATGAGAGTTTTAATATTGGAGCAAGACATATTACAGTTTCTACGTCAGGTATTGTTCCTAAAATATACGATTTTGCGAATGAAAATATTCAAATTAATTTTGCCGTTTCACTTCATGCACCGACAAATGAATTAAGAAGTAAGATAATGCCGGTAAATAGAGCATATAGTATTGATAAATTAATGGAAGCATTAAAGTATTATCAAAAAACAACAAATCGTCGAATAACTTTTGAGTATGGGCTTATGGGTAGAGTTAATGACCAAAAAGAACATGCGGAAAAATTATCAGAAATAATTAGAGAATTAAACTGTCATGTCAATTTAATTCCAATAAATTATGTTCCGGAAAGAAATTATGTAAGAACAAGTAAAAATGATATTTTTGCTTTTGAAAAAGTATTGAAGAAAAATAGGGTTAATGTAACGATAAGAAGAACTCAAGGAGATGATATTGACGCTGCTTGTGGTCAATTACGTGCAAAAGAACGTAAAGATGAGGTAGAAGGAGGAATCCCAGATGCCACTAGTATATTCGTATAA
- a CDS encoding MalY/PatB family protein, which yields MDIEKFVKKYSVERRNTDSLKWDALEEKFGNSNLLALWVADMEFKTPECVRKTLKNRVEHGVFGYTKLSESYYTEYIKWHKERHNYTIEKEWIRFAPGIVQAILWILHAYTKEDDSVVIMPPVYYPFSLMIKNSKRKLVEANLLEKNGKFKIDFETFEKVIKENNVKLYIHCSPHNPIGRVWTLEEQMRVFEICEKYNVLVLSDEIHQDFVYKPHKQIATLSLENGKYIDRLIVANSGSKSFNLASLCHSSIIIADETLRKRFDDFGKKYLAVESSYLGQIALESAYREGKEWLENLKEVIEYNYKMLYNEFKKYLPTVTVYPLEGTYLAFVNLKSILNGRTIKEFIQDECSLAIDYGEWFGKNYKEYIRINLATTPENIKEAISRIIERA from the coding sequence ATGGATATAGAAAAATTTGTTAAAAAGTATAGTGTAGAACGTCGAAATACCGATTCATTGAAATGGGATGCCTTAGAAGAAAAATTTGGTAACTCAAATTTATTAGCGTTATGGGTAGCCGATATGGAGTTTAAAACACCGGAGTGTGTAAGAAAAACCCTGAAAAATAGGGTAGAGCATGGTGTATTTGGTTATACAAAATTAAGTGAAAGTTATTATACCGAATATATAAAATGGCATAAAGAGCGTCATAACTACACGATAGAAAAAGAATGGATAAGATTTGCTCCCGGTATAGTTCAAGCTATATTGTGGATATTACACGCTTATACGAAAGAAGATGATAGTGTTGTTATTATGCCGCCTGTTTATTATCCTTTTTCTTTAATGATAAAAAATAGTAAGAGAAAACTAGTAGAAGCAAATTTACTAGAAAAAAACGGAAAATTTAAAATAGATTTTGAAACTTTTGAGAAAGTCATAAAAGAAAACAATGTTAAATTATATATTCATTGTTCTCCACATAATCCGATTGGAAGAGTTTGGACATTAGAAGAGCAAATGAGAGTATTTGAAATTTGTGAAAAATATAACGTTCTTGTATTATCAGATGAAATTCATCAAGATTTTGTTTATAAACCACATAAACAAATAGCAACACTATCGCTTGAAAATGGGAAATACATCGATAGATTAATTGTTGCAAATTCCGGTTCAAAAAGCTTTAATTTAGCTTCATTATGCCATTCTTCCATAATAATTGCTGATGAAACTTTACGAAAAAGATTTGATGATTTCGGTAAAAAATATTTAGCTGTAGAATCGAGTTATTTAGGGCAAATAGCATTAGAATCAGCCTATCGCGAGGGAAAAGAGTGGTTGGAAAACCTTAAAGAAGTAATTGAGTATAATTATAAAATGTTGTACAATGAATTTAAAAAGTATTTACCGACTGTAACAGTTTATCCGTTGGAAGGAACCTATTTAGCGTTTGTCAATTTAAAAAGTATATTAAACGGTAGAACAATAAAGGAATTTATTCAAGATGAATGTAGCCTTGCAATAGATTATGGAGAATGGTTTGGGAAAAACTATAAAGAATATATTAGAATAAATTTAGCAACGACACCGGAAAATATAAAAGAAGCTATAAGTCGAATAATAGAAAGAGCATAA